In Streptomyces sp. ML-6, the genomic stretch CTACTGCCGCCCCAGCTGCCCCGTCGTGCCGCCCAAGGTCGAGAACATGACCTTCTACCCCAGCGCCGCCGCCTGCCAGCAGGCCGGGTTCCGGGCCTGCAAGCGATGCCGGCCCGACACCAGCCCCGGCTCCCCGGAGTGGAACGCCCGGGCCGACTCCGTGGCCCGCGCGATGCGCCTCATCCGGGACGGCGTCGTCGACCGCGAGGGCGTCCCCGGGCTCGCGGCCCGGCTCGGCTACTCCGCCCGGCAGATCGAACGCCAACTGCTCGCCGAACTCGGTGCGGGCCCGCTCGCCCTGGCCCGCGCCCAGCGCGCCCAGACCGCGAGGCTCCTCATCGAGACGACCGCGCTGCCCATGGCCGAGGTCGCGTTCGCCGCCGGGTTCTCCTCGATCCGCACCTTCAACGAGACCGTCCGCGAGGTCTTCGCGCTCGCCCCGGGCGAACTGCGCAGCCGCGCCGCCCGCTCCCCGAGCCCTCCCGCCACCCCGGGTACGACAGCGCTGCGGTTGCCGTACCGGGCCCCGCTCAACCCCAGCAACCTCTTCGGCCACCTCGCCGCGACCGCGGTCCCCGGCGTCGAGGAGTGGCGGGACGGCGCCTACCGTCGCACGCTCACCCTGCGGTACGGACACGGCACCGTCGCCCTCTCCCCGCAGCCCGGCCACATCGCCTGCCGCCTCTCCCTCACCGATCCGCGGGACCTCACCCTCGCCATCAGCCGCTGCCGCTGGCTGCTCGACCTGGACGCCGACCCGGTGGCCGTCGACGAACAGCTGCGCGCCGACCCGCTGCTCGCGCCCCTGGTCGAGGAGGCCCCCGGCCGGCGGGTCCCGCGCACCGTCGACGAGGCGGAGTTCGCCGTCCGGGCGGTGCTCGGCCAGCAGGTCTCGACCGCCGCCGCCCGCACCCACGCCGCCCGTCTGGTCACCGCGCACGGCACCCCCGTCGACGACCCGGAGGGCGGCCTCACCCATCTCTTCCCGACCCCCGGGGCGCTCGCCGGGCTCGACCCCGAACGGCTCGCCCTGCCGCGCAGCCGCCGCACCACCCTCACCACGCTCGTCGGGGCGCTGGCCGACGGATCGCTCGGCCTCGGCACCGGCACCGACTGGGAACGGGCCCGGGCCGAACTGGCCGCCCTGCCCGGCTTCGGACCCTGGACCGTGGAAGTGATCGCGATGCGGGCGCTCGGCGACCCCGACGCCTTCCTCCCCACCGACCTCGGCATCCGCCGCGCGGCCGGGAAGCTCGGCCTCCCGTCCACCCCCGCGGCACTCACCGCCCGGGCGGCGGCCTGGCGGCCCTGGCGGGCGTACGCGGTCCAGTACCTGTGGACCGTCGACGACCACCCCATCAACCACCTGCCCACCCCAGAAAGCCGGGAAGTCCAGTCATGACCACGAAACCCACGAGCACGGCGCCCCGGCGGCACACGGTCGTCGACAGTCCGTACGGCCCGCTGACCCTCGTCGCCACCGACGGGATCCTCTCCGGCCTCTACATGACCGGACAGCGCCACCGCCCGCCCGAGGAGACCTTCGGGGAACCGGACCCGCGCCCCTTCACGGAGACCGTCCGCCAGCTCGACGCCTACTTCGCCGGTGAACTGCACGAGTTCGACCTGCCGCTGCACCTGGACGGCACCCCGTTCCAGCGCAGCGTCTGGGAGCAGCTCCAGCAGATCCCGTACGGCGAGACCCGCTCGTACGGCGAACTGGCCGAGATCCTCGGCAAACCGGGCGCCTCGCGCGCGGTGGGGCTCGCCAACGGCAAGAACCCGGTGGGCATCATCGTCCCCTGCCACCGCGTCATCGGCGCCTCGGGCGGGCTCACCGGCTACGGCGGCGGGCTCGACCGCAAGCAGCGGCTGCTGGCCTTCGAGAGCGGCACGCAGGACGCCATCCCGGCGCTCTTCTGACACCGCCCCGTGCGGAGAAAACACGGGGGCGGTCCCGGACGGGAACGTCCGGGACCGCCCTCCGGGCAACCGGGAAGTACTGGGCCGACCGGGGTCAGCCGGTGAAGATCTCCACCAGGGTCCAGATCGCCAGCCCCAGCATGCAGAGCCCGCCGATCCGCTGGACCGTCTTGAGCGGCACCCGCTTCGCGATGAACTGCCCCGCCAGCAGCGCCAGCGCCGAGACGGACATCAAGGCCGCCGCCGACCCGATCGCCGTGGACCAGGTGCCGTTGCTCGCGGCCAGGTTGGCCGTGGTGATCTGGGTGAGGTCGCCCCACTCACTGATGAAGACGGCCATGAACGCGGTCGAGTAGACCGGCCAGAAACCGGTCACCGTCCTGGGGCCGGCCTCGTCGTCGTCATCGTCGCCACCGGAGCGCAGCAGCATGAACGCACCGAAGGCGAAGAGGGAGGCCGACACCAGCTTCACGATCCAGTCGGGCAGCAGCCCGAGCAGACTGCCCGCCCCCACCGCGATGGCGACGTGCACGATGAACGCGGACGAGGTGCCGAACCAGACGTACAGCGGCCGCATGCGGGTGCCCATGGCAAGCGACGCGAACATCGTCTTGTCGGGGAGTTCCGCGAGGAAGATCAGCCCGAAGGCGGTGAGGATCGCCAGGGGGTCGAGGTGCATTCCGGGTGGCTTTCTGTGAGAGCCGGGCCCCGGGCCTTCGCGAAGCGCCGGACGGCTCTCGGAGGACCACTCGGCCCGGCATGACGTCACCGCCCACGGGCGCGGGCGTGTCATACCTGACCGAAGGTCTCGCCCGCCCGCCATGATTCACGGGCCCGGCCACCGGGAACCCGAGGGCTCCAGTGTGTCGACGACCGGTTTGCGGGGCTACTCCCCTTCGCAGCCGCCAACTCTACCCCACCCCGCCCCCGGGGTAGCGCGGATGTTCGACCCGGCGGCGGGCCGGTACAGTCCCGGGGTGATCACCCGAGCCGGTACCGGAAGCGCCCCCGCATGAGCCGCACACGCAGGACCGCACCCACCGGGGGCACGCCCCGGCCCACCGTCAGCGTCTGCCGCGGCTGCTGCTGCGGGACGCCGAAGATCCCGGGCGTGGACCACGCCGCCCAGCTCGCCGGGCTGCGGAGCTCGCTCGGCGATTCCGCCACGGTGCGCGTGGTGGACTGCCTCGACGCCTGCGAGCAGGCCAACGTGATCGTCGTGCAGCCGTCGGCGGAGGGCCGCAGGGCGGGCGGCCGGCCGGTCTGGCTCGGGCTCGTCAACGACCCGGACGCCGTGACGGACGTGGCCGCCTGGGCCGGGGCGGGCGGACCGGGGCTGGCGGACCCGCCCGAGATCCTCGACCTGTACGTGTTCCGCCCCTCGCGCCGGGTGCAACGGGAACTGGGGGACTGACGGCCCCCGCCTCAACTCCCCTGAGCCGTCCCGGTTTCCGCCGCCAGCCGCCTCAGCAGCGCGGGAAGAGCCGTGCCGATGGGCTCGCGCACGATTTCCTCGGCCAGTTCGTCGTACGGCGTCGGCTCCGCGTTCACCACGATCAGCCGGGCGCCGTGGTCCGTCGCGACACCGGCCAGCGAGGCGGCGGGCTGCACCTGGAGCGTCGTACCGACCGCGATGAACACCTCGCAGGCCTTGGCGATCGCCATGGCCTGCCCCAGCACCATCGGATCGAGCCGCTCGCCGAACATGACCGTCGCCGACTTCAGGATGCCGCCGCAGACCTCGCACGGCGG encodes the following:
- a CDS encoding AlkA N-terminal domain-containing protein, producing the protein MYTDTERCVRAVRSKDARFDGWFFTAVLTTRIYCRPSCPVVPPKVENMTFYPSAAACQQAGFRACKRCRPDTSPGSPEWNARADSVARAMRLIRDGVVDREGVPGLAARLGYSARQIERQLLAELGAGPLALARAQRAQTARLLIETTALPMAEVAFAAGFSSIRTFNETVREVFALAPGELRSRAARSPSPPATPGTTALRLPYRAPLNPSNLFGHLAATAVPGVEEWRDGAYRRTLTLRYGHGTVALSPQPGHIACRLSLTDPRDLTLAISRCRWLLDLDADPVAVDEQLRADPLLAPLVEEAPGRRVPRTVDEAEFAVRAVLGQQVSTAAARTHAARLVTAHGTPVDDPEGGLTHLFPTPGALAGLDPERLALPRSRRTTLTTLVGALADGSLGLGTGTDWERARAELAALPGFGPWTVEVIAMRALGDPDAFLPTDLGIRRAAGKLGLPSTPAALTARAAAWRPWRAYAVQYLWTVDDHPINHLPTPESREVQS
- a CDS encoding methylated-DNA--[protein]-cysteine S-methyltransferase, with product MTTKPTSTAPRRHTVVDSPYGPLTLVATDGILSGLYMTGQRHRPPEETFGEPDPRPFTETVRQLDAYFAGELHEFDLPLHLDGTPFQRSVWEQLQQIPYGETRSYGELAEILGKPGASRAVGLANGKNPVGIIVPCHRVIGASGGLTGYGGGLDRKQRLLAFESGTQDAIPALF
- a CDS encoding TMEM165/GDT1 family protein; amino-acid sequence: MHLDPLAILTAFGLIFLAELPDKTMFASLAMGTRMRPLYVWFGTSSAFIVHVAIAVGAGSLLGLLPDWIVKLVSASLFAFGAFMLLRSGGDDDDDEAGPRTVTGFWPVYSTAFMAVFISEWGDLTQITTANLAASNGTWSTAIGSAAALMSVSALALLAGQFIAKRVPLKTVQRIGGLCMLGLAIWTLVEIFTG
- a CDS encoding (2Fe-2S) ferredoxin domain-containing protein; amino-acid sequence: MSRTRRTAPTGGTPRPTVSVCRGCCCGTPKIPGVDHAAQLAGLRSSLGDSATVRVVDCLDACEQANVIVVQPSAEGRRAGGRPVWLGLVNDPDAVTDVAAWAGAGGPGLADPPEILDLYVFRPSRRVQRELGD